Proteins from a single region of Clupea harengus chromosome 5, Ch_v2.0.2, whole genome shotgun sequence:
- the LOC105899956 gene encoding complement C1q-like protein 3 → MKGITMLVCLSCGLLSSAQLEHGKNRLATGDTKSLSPSTRDETIENEIEIELSGGHGNVAILMKLSALDWRLRTSERRLEELQRENKAQASALREMERRLTYRLIKSETGVKEMGRNLSERPKIAFSASVGGVGNSGPYNTDTTLLFKDVITNIGNAYRPATGIFTAPVDGVYLFSLFECSLSPQPASLSLHKNEEMIVSVAKRRSQHEGAENGSNAVTLQLEQGDQVYVRLWKDSWVYDSTAHFTTFSGTLLFSL, encoded by the exons ATGAAGGGCATCACGATGCTGGTGTGTCTCAGCTGTGGCTTGTTGTCCAGCGCTCAACTTGAGCATGGCAAGAACAGGCTCGCGACAGGAGACACCAAGAGCCTGTCTCCAAGCACACGCGATGAGACCATTGAAAATGAGATCGAAATCGAGCTGTCCGGTGGGCATGGGAATGTAGCAATTTTAATGAAACTATCTGCCTTGGACTGGAGACTCAGGACCAGTGAGAGAAGGCTTGAggagcttcagagagagaataaag CCCAAGCGTCCGcactgagagagatggagaggaggctgaCCTATCGACTGATCAAATCGGAGACCGGTGTGAAGGAAATGGGCAGGAACCTCTCAG AGAGACCCAAGATTGCCTTCTCAGCCTCAGTAGGAGGAGTGGGGAACAGTGGACcgtacaacacagacacaacgcTGCTCTTCAAAGATGTCATTACCAACATAGGGAATGCTTACAGACCTGCTACAG GTATCTTCACAGCCCCAGTGGATGGAGTctatctcttctccctcttcgaGTGCTCACTGTCCCCACAGCCTGCATCCCTGTCTCTACACAAGAACGAGGAGATGATTGTGAGCGTGGCCAAGCGGAGATCCCAACACGAGGGCGCAGAGAACGGGTCCAATGCAGTCACCCTGCAGCTGGAGCAGGGAGACCAGGTCTACGTGCGTCTGTGGAAGGACTCGTGGGTCTACGACAGCACAGCCCACTTCACCACCTTCAGTGGCACCCTGCTCTTCAGCTTGTGA